A single Tindallia californiensis DNA region contains:
- a CDS encoding TVP38/TMEM64 family protein: MNYKEAIQEKSFYKYILIFFIFALYLFLQNQYNAIRPDMFRNILTSFGVFSPVLFLLFSFIRPFAFFPITIFYLASGLAFGPFWGGILATLGAIAGALTAHMVAQKAGIEFLPSALQEKIFNAKNMINQNGFHSILMIRFIPLLSFDLISFASGLANIHRKPYMLGTVLGTTPRIFAYTFLGSSIVTISDANLWTILFLFMIIFILPLGVYKKIHGYKFNH, from the coding sequence ATGAATTATAAAGAAGCGATTCAAGAAAAATCTTTCTATAAATATATTCTTATCTTTTTTATTTTTGCTTTATATTTATTCTTGCAGAATCAGTATAATGCAATCCGCCCTGACATGTTTCGAAATATATTGACCTCTTTCGGCGTCTTTAGTCCGGTTCTTTTTTTATTGTTCTCTTTTATACGGCCTTTCGCTTTTTTTCCTATAACCATCTTTTATCTAGCCAGCGGCTTAGCTTTTGGCCCGTTTTGGGGAGGAATATTAGCGACTCTCGGTGCCATCGCCGGAGCCTTAACGGCCCATATGGTAGCACAAAAGGCAGGAATTGAATTTTTGCCTTCTGCCTTGCAGGAAAAAATATTCAACGCTAAAAACATGATAAATCAAAATGGATTTCACTCGATACTAATGATTCGGTTTATCCCGTTACTCAGCTTTGATTTAATTAGTTTTGCCAGCGGTCTAGCCAACATTCACCGAAAACCATATATGCTCGGAACGGTCCTTGGAACTACTCCAAGAATTTTTGCCTATACCTTTCTCGGCTCCAGCATTGTTACTATTTCCGATGCCAATCTTTGGACCATTTTGTTTCTATTTATGATTATCTTTATACTTCCCCTGGGCGTCTACAAAAAAATACATGGATATAAATTCAACCATTAG
- a CDS encoding ATP-NAD kinase family protein, with the protein MCENKKAVGVIINPIAGLGGRVGLKGSDGWNIIDKALAMGAEPESSKRASFALKELEPIKEQLQFYTYGGEMGEIQLTELGITAKIVGRQGEKRTTAEDTKAAALLLKKAGVDLIIFAGGDGTARNIFEAIGDSIPVVGIPAGVKIHSAVYATNSRNAGLVAKDFVLGMIENTKLAEVMDIDEDIFREGRLSAKLYGYLSVPEAGNRVQSTKSAAPTEAEELMGIVDHVISKMEGDVLYVVGPGTTTKSILQAMDIEGTLLGVDLVKDGKTVAVDVSESQIWEHIRQHEGRVKIMVTIIGGQGNIFGRGNQQISPRIIRKVGKKNIIVVATGAKLLSLNGEALLVDTGDQEVDQELSGYIEVVKGYAFTASYPVEC; encoded by the coding sequence ATGTGTGAGAATAAAAAGGCTGTTGGTGTTATTATTAATCCCATTGCAGGACTAGGGGGTAGAGTAGGCTTAAAGGGAAGTGATGGGTGGAATATTATTGATAAAGCGTTGGCGATGGGAGCAGAGCCGGAATCTTCAAAGAGAGCTTCTTTCGCCCTAAAAGAGTTGGAACCCATCAAAGAGCAACTACAATTTTACACATATGGTGGAGAAATGGGAGAAATTCAATTAACGGAGTTAGGCATTACGGCAAAAATAGTTGGCAGACAAGGTGAAAAGAGGACAACAGCAGAGGATACAAAGGCGGCGGCTTTGCTGCTAAAAAAGGCTGGGGTAGATTTAATCATTTTTGCTGGTGGTGATGGAACCGCTAGAAATATTTTTGAAGCGATTGGAGATAGCATTCCTGTTGTTGGAATACCGGCTGGTGTTAAAATACACTCGGCAGTCTATGCAACGAATTCAAGAAATGCAGGCTTAGTTGCAAAAGATTTTGTGTTGGGAATGATTGAAAACACAAAACTTGCTGAAGTGATGGATATAGATGAAGATATTTTTCGGGAAGGAAGGTTAAGTGCTAAACTTTATGGTTATTTGTCGGTTCCGGAAGCTGGTAACAGAGTACAAAGCACTAAGTCGGCGGCTCCCACAGAAGCTGAAGAATTGATGGGGATTGTAGATCATGTCATTAGCAAAATGGAAGGTGATGTATTATATGTGGTAGGGCCGGGAACTACTACTAAATCAATACTCCAGGCAATGGACATAGAGGGAACTCTCCTGGGGGTTGATTTGGTAAAAGATGGAAAGACAGTGGCGGTGGATGTATCAGAGTCGCAAATATGGGAGCATATAAGGCAGCATGAAGGAAGAGTGAAGATAATGGTTACTATTATTGGAGGGCAAGGAAATATTTTTGGACGTGGAAATCAGCAAATAAGTCCACGGATTATACGGAAGGTGGGAAAAAAGAATATCATAGTAGTAGCAACAGGAGCGAAATTGTTATCACTAAACGGGGAGGCATTGCTGGTTGATACTGGTGATCAGGAAGTGGACCAGGAGCTTAGTGGATATATTGAAGTTGTTAAAGGGTATGCATTTACAGCGAGTTATCCGGTAGAGTGCTAA
- a CDS encoding U32 family peptidase: protein MKKRYELLAPAGNSEALRAAVQNRADAVYLSGKAFGARKFAGNFTKEELVKAVQYCHVRGVAVYVTVNTLVFNDEMDTLKAYLAFLYNHDVDAIIVQDIGVLDYIRKTYPDWDVHCSTQMSVQTMADVHYLEKLGVQRVVLGREMSLETIRQVKKKTNLALEVFVHGALCISVSGQCLMSSMIGGRSGNRGRCAQPCRQLYTLTTEKTRKPVDSFKDRYLLSPKDLCTLKELHHLVDAGAFSFKIEGRMKSPEYVAAVVRAYRNMLDAIEAGKKVREEAKEKELAVFNRGFTRGHLFGDEGARLMSSYHSGNQGYLLGSVIGYDKKKQQLSLKLEETLSQNDEIQIRRDGKSFGGRAERIEQNGKMVTYCAAGAICKVNFKHECYSKEQVFKTYDEIGIKSLKETYHKEMLEIPVKIEVSIKDGEALYGKISDGSQEIEVWAEDVPERALNKPLSEEKAMLQMSKLGGTPFKAQEMIVHLGSGLAVPIKALNELRRDLVEALIQERSKWHQRQKGSAKSLIEVNQIQKNDSERKWSKKELKFSCSVTSLEQLEALLLVDSGSEIPIIYFRNPDLLEDAIKVVAKHRFKGKLVPEILKLVSDEELIQYRQKIQALGLDTVLIQNVGHIEVFKSFEIMGDISLNIVNDRSLCYYYQHHMLQRVALSPEVNLSQIKEMDLIPSKTELLGFGFLPVMALKHCLVKGNNECRSKSIPCRNELCRDELFFLKDRKSEHFPIYRHATGYSEVYNSKRLLLLENMQDLAEAGIGIMRLNFLHEEKQETMEIAQMYINAQKGTCNKVDKKRLEALKNEGITRGHLFRGAE from the coding sequence ATGAAAAAGAGATACGAATTGTTAGCGCCGGCAGGAAATAGTGAGGCTTTAAGAGCAGCCGTGCAAAATAGAGCGGATGCCGTTTATTTATCAGGAAAAGCGTTCGGAGCCAGAAAGTTTGCTGGGAATTTTACGAAGGAAGAATTGGTAAAAGCGGTTCAATATTGTCATGTCAGAGGTGTAGCTGTGTATGTGACGGTGAATACATTGGTTTTTAATGACGAGATGGACACGCTGAAGGCTTACTTAGCATTTCTCTATAATCATGATGTGGATGCGATCATTGTTCAGGATATCGGTGTGCTAGACTATATTCGAAAGACGTATCCTGATTGGGATGTGCATTGTTCGACACAAATGTCTGTTCAAACAATGGCGGATGTTCATTATCTTGAAAAACTAGGGGTGCAACGGGTCGTGCTAGGACGAGAAATGTCCTTAGAAACCATTCGGCAAGTGAAGAAAAAAACAAATCTTGCCTTAGAGGTATTTGTTCATGGAGCTTTATGTATTTCTGTTTCAGGACAGTGTTTGATGAGCAGTATGATTGGTGGAAGAAGTGGTAATCGTGGCAGGTGTGCTCAACCTTGTCGCCAATTATATACGTTAACAACAGAAAAAACCAGGAAGCCTGTCGATAGCTTTAAGGATCGCTATTTACTGAGCCCCAAAGATCTTTGTACATTAAAAGAGCTTCATCATCTTGTTGATGCTGGTGCATTTTCCTTTAAGATAGAAGGTCGGATGAAAAGTCCGGAGTACGTTGCGGCTGTTGTCCGAGCTTATCGGAACATGTTAGATGCAATAGAAGCAGGTAAAAAAGTAAGGGAAGAGGCAAAAGAAAAGGAACTAGCCGTTTTTAACCGGGGTTTTACAAGAGGACATCTATTTGGAGATGAAGGAGCTCGTTTAATGAGTTCTTACCATTCTGGAAACCAGGGGTACTTACTTGGATCGGTTATAGGCTACGATAAAAAGAAACAACAGCTAAGCTTAAAACTGGAAGAAACTTTATCTCAGAACGACGAGATACAGATAAGAAGAGATGGGAAATCTTTTGGTGGAAGAGCTGAACGAATAGAGCAAAATGGTAAAATGGTAACATATTGTGCGGCGGGCGCCATATGTAAAGTAAATTTTAAGCATGAGTGTTATTCAAAAGAACAGGTATTTAAGACATACGATGAGATAGGGATAAAATCCCTTAAAGAAACCTATCACAAGGAAATGCTAGAGATACCAGTAAAGATAGAAGTATCGATTAAAGATGGAGAAGCATTATATGGGAAGATATCCGATGGGAGTCAAGAAATAGAAGTATGGGCGGAGGATGTCCCTGAAAGAGCACTGAATAAGCCATTATCAGAAGAAAAAGCGATGCTTCAAATGTCAAAATTAGGTGGCACCCCTTTTAAGGCTCAAGAGATGATCGTTCATCTTGGATCGGGCTTGGCAGTTCCGATCAAGGCTTTAAATGAGCTAAGGCGAGATTTGGTGGAAGCGTTAATTCAGGAAAGAAGCAAATGGCATCAAAGGCAGAAAGGCTCTGCAAAATCACTGATAGAGGTGAATCAGATACAGAAAAATGATTCGGAGAGAAAGTGGAGTAAGAAAGAGCTGAAATTTTCATGTTCTGTAACCAGTTTAGAACAGTTAGAAGCCTTGTTGTTGGTGGATTCTGGGAGTGAAATACCTATTATTTATTTTCGGAATCCAGATTTATTAGAAGACGCCATAAAAGTGGTGGCTAAACACAGGTTTAAAGGAAAGCTGGTACCGGAAATACTTAAATTAGTTTCGGATGAAGAACTGATTCAGTATCGACAGAAAATCCAGGCATTGGGTTTGGATACGGTATTGATCCAAAATGTAGGCCATATAGAAGTATTTAAGTCTTTTGAAATAATGGGAGATATATCCTTAAATATCGTCAATGATCGTTCTCTTTGCTATTATTATCAACATCATATGCTGCAACGAGTTGCCTTATCCCCGGAAGTGAATTTATCACAGATAAAAGAAATGGATCTGATACCATCCAAAACAGAACTCCTTGGGTTTGGTTTTTTGCCCGTAATGGCATTGAAACATTGTTTGGTTAAGGGAAATAATGAGTGTCGAAGCAAAAGCATCCCTTGTCGGAATGAACTGTGTCGGGACGAACTGTTTTTTTTGAAAGATCGAAAATCAGAACATTTTCCGATTTATCGTCATGCTACTGGTTATTCGGAAGTTTATAATTCGAAAAGATTATTACTTTTAGAAAATATGCAGGACTTAGCTGAAGCGGGTATTGGCATTATGAGATTGAATTTTCTGCATGAAGAAAAACAAGAAACGATGGAAATAGCTCAAATGTATATCAATGCCCAAAAAGGAACCTGTAACAAGGTGGATAAAAAACGATTAGAGGCATTAAAAAACGAAGGGATTACTCGCGGTCATCTTTTTCGAGGAGCAGAGTAA
- a CDS encoding putative quinol monooxygenase — protein MEKGGKTAMVVIVAKSIVKQGKLEAFKALAQEMVEKSREEEGCITYQLYQDIHNDHVMTFIEEWENMKAVEAHQKTEHFERNVPKMKALRHPSSEMTLYKKLT, from the coding sequence ATGGAAAAAGGAGGGAAGACGGCTATGGTTGTTATTGTTGCCAAAAGCATTGTAAAACAGGGAAAGCTGGAAGCGTTTAAGGCATTGGCTCAGGAAATGGTTGAGAAAAGCAGAGAAGAAGAGGGTTGTATAACCTACCAACTGTATCAGGATATTCATAATGATCATGTGATGACATTTATTGAAGAGTGGGAAAATATGAAAGCGGTGGAAGCGCATCAAAAAACAGAGCACTTTGAAAGAAATGTTCCTAAAATGAAAGCATTACGTCATCCGTCATCAGAAATGACCTTATATAAGAAACTCACTTAA
- a CDS encoding SurA N-terminal domain-containing protein: MVPKKRSILLVTLLLTMFMVACGGAGEDLENDEALENGEQAEAVQETGEPVAMVNGEAIDSGLFQRQLERSIAVNEQQGMVMEGEDGDAMKEQLKEQLIEQLVQQEVIFQEATAQGVEVTEDDIKAELDMVKEQFETEEQFLDALEVNQFTEDEFKEMLTVELTVDTFLDQNSTEVSVEESELREYYDLHEQQYQAQMEAMEAEGQELSEEEMAMMELPPYEEMKEQLREQLIMEKQQEEQMALINDLMEESEIEIML; this comes from the coding sequence GTGGTACCTAAGAAGAGAAGTATTTTATTGGTAACGTTGCTACTGACAATGTTTATGGTTGCGTGTGGAGGCGCTGGTGAAGATCTGGAGAATGATGAAGCGCTAGAAAACGGGGAACAAGCAGAGGCTGTGCAAGAGACAGGGGAGCCTGTTGCAATGGTGAATGGCGAAGCGATTGATAGCGGTCTTTTTCAGAGGCAATTAGAAAGATCTATTGCTGTTAATGAGCAACAAGGGATGGTGATGGAAGGTGAAGATGGCGATGCGATGAAAGAACAATTAAAAGAGCAATTAATTGAACAGCTGGTTCAGCAGGAAGTTATTTTTCAAGAGGCTACTGCTCAAGGTGTTGAAGTAACTGAAGACGATATAAAGGCAGAACTAGATATGGTAAAAGAACAATTTGAGACAGAAGAACAATTTCTGGATGCTTTGGAAGTAAATCAGTTTACAGAAGATGAATTCAAGGAGATGCTTACAGTAGAACTTACCGTTGATACCTTTCTTGATCAGAACAGCACAGAGGTAAGTGTTGAAGAAAGCGAACTTCGTGAGTATTATGATCTTCATGAACAGCAGTATCAGGCGCAAATGGAAGCTATGGAAGCAGAAGGACAGGAACTATCTGAAGAAGAAATGGCAATGATGGAGTTACCGCCCTATGAAGAAATGAAAGAACAACTTCGCGAACAGCTTATCATGGAAAAGCAGCAGGAAGAACAAATGGCGTTAATTAATGATTTAATGGAAGAAAGTGAAATAGAGATTATGCTTTAA
- a CDS encoding 2-oxoacid:acceptor oxidoreductase subunit alpha — MDHNLLIGGSAGQGMDTLSSLLERYLMRQGYHVFVHKDYMSRVRGGHNFIQIRFSDQALTSHRHSLDLILAFDKTTIEEHQSRLLPDGYILCDEKIATEDDHVLRFPIEASAKESGNPKTFTSVFLGLLITWYGLNPESMEKMISQAFQDRSPEANINAYRLGTKLTKPSVALPAGKVTDQLLLNGNQAIALGAIAAGVTFYSAYPMTPSTSIMNYLASKQEAAGIVVEQAEDEIAAINMAIGANYAGVRAMTGTSGGGFSLMTEALGLSGITETPLVVANVQRPGPATGLPTRTEQSDLSFLLTASHGETPRMITALRNPKESFYQTARAFNLSEKYQLPVILLSDQYLADYTVTTDTFDLSDVTIERHLSSSNHYQEDFSYKRYALTENGISPRLIPGKATNQIVLADSDEHDEAGHITESATTRIAMMKKRMGKMDLLQEEIEEPWHWGVDQPEVLLLAWGSTAGPLQEALSLLQEDNDFPATAALIFGDLWPLPVQRLEKLAKTAKTIVNIEQNYTGQLAKLIRQETGIKCQHSYLKYDGRQMTPEEIVIALKKEVL; from the coding sequence TTGGATCATAATTTATTAATTGGCGGTTCTGCTGGTCAAGGGATGGACACTTTATCCAGTTTATTGGAACGCTATCTTATGCGTCAGGGCTATCACGTTTTTGTTCACAAGGATTATATGTCCAGAGTCCGTGGTGGTCACAATTTTATTCAAATTCGTTTTAGCGATCAGGCTTTAACATCACATCGACATTCCTTGGATTTAATCCTGGCTTTTGATAAAACCACTATCGAAGAACATCAATCAAGACTTCTCCCCGATGGATATATCCTCTGCGATGAAAAGATAGCAACTGAGGATGATCATGTATTACGTTTTCCCATCGAAGCTTCTGCAAAAGAATCCGGAAATCCTAAAACCTTTACAAGTGTTTTTTTAGGTTTATTGATTACATGGTATGGCTTAAATCCAGAATCAATGGAAAAAATGATCTCACAAGCATTTCAAGACCGATCACCTGAAGCCAATATTAATGCTTATCGACTAGGCACAAAGTTAACAAAACCATCTGTAGCCTTACCAGCAGGAAAAGTTACTGATCAACTATTATTAAACGGTAATCAAGCCATTGCTTTAGGTGCCATTGCTGCAGGTGTAACCTTTTACAGTGCGTATCCAATGACACCTTCCACCAGCATCATGAATTATCTAGCTTCAAAACAAGAGGCGGCCGGTATCGTAGTTGAGCAGGCAGAGGATGAAATTGCGGCTATCAACATGGCCATTGGTGCTAACTATGCCGGGGTTCGTGCAATGACCGGCACTTCCGGTGGTGGCTTTTCTTTAATGACAGAAGCCCTGGGATTATCCGGAATTACAGAAACCCCTCTCGTAGTGGCTAATGTTCAACGACCTGGCCCCGCAACCGGACTCCCTACTCGAACAGAACAAAGTGACCTCAGTTTTTTATTAACAGCTTCTCACGGTGAAACCCCAAGGATGATTACGGCTTTACGTAACCCAAAGGAGTCGTTTTATCAAACCGCAAGAGCTTTTAATCTTTCAGAGAAATACCAGTTACCGGTCATTCTATTAAGTGACCAGTATTTAGCTGATTATACGGTTACTACCGATACCTTCGATCTTTCTGATGTAACCATCGAAAGACACCTGTCCAGTTCCAACCACTATCAGGAGGATTTTTCTTATAAAAGATATGCTTTAACGGAAAATGGTATTTCGCCCAGACTCATCCCCGGAAAAGCGACAAACCAAATTGTATTAGCTGACAGCGATGAACATGACGAGGCTGGTCACATTACAGAGTCAGCAACCACCAGAATAGCAATGATGAAAAAACGAATGGGAAAAATGGATTTACTGCAAGAAGAGATTGAAGAACCCTGGCATTGGGGCGTAGATCAACCGGAAGTTTTATTATTAGCTTGGGGATCCACGGCTGGACCGTTACAAGAAGCATTATCCTTACTACAGGAAGATAATGATTTCCCTGCTACGGCGGCCCTTATTTTTGGCGATTTATGGCCATTACCGGTTCAACGATTAGAAAAGCTGGCAAAAACAGCAAAAACCATCGTGAATATCGAGCAAAACTATACCGGTCAACTGGCAAAACTGATTCGGCAAGAAACTGGCATTAAATGTCAGCATAGTTATCTGAAATATGACGGAAGACAAATGACACCAGAAGAAATTGTTATTGCCTTAAAAAAGGAGGTACTATAA
- the nhaC gene encoding Na+/H+ antiporter NhaC — MNYDNKNFPKPTPAQAFTPLIALVVIVMTTYLGFGVDAHIPLFFSVAVAALVAIFWMGHKWSTVQEGMLKGINFALDAVLILTIVGILIGAWIEGGIVPTVVYYGLQLISPQLFLVATLIVCSLVSVFTGSSWNSLGTVGLAMFVIGEGMGVPSGMTVGAIVSGAYFGDKLSPLSDTTVVASGTGGVNIYDHIKHMLKVSGPAYLIALVLFGILGSQFAGANMDYDQIAEINSAITSTFNVNPLMLVPMILVLAMIIKRVPPIAALSVGAIIGGVWALLFQGANLGSVITSMHYGFTMDTGMAIVDGVLSRGGLQSMMWTISMILITLMFGGIIEHTRMTEVMLENLLSLAKTPKALAITAHFTTLFLIMTVLSHYLTHTLICRTFKHAFEENGLHAKNVTRISENWGTLPSSLIPWGPCGVFVYGLYGVHPFTYAPYAFFILAAMAISLIFAIVGFDMAKYEGAPSEDVA; from the coding sequence ATGAATTACGACAATAAGAATTTTCCTAAGCCAACACCGGCTCAGGCTTTTACACCGCTAATTGCACTTGTTGTTATCGTTATGACTACTTACTTAGGTTTCGGGGTTGATGCTCATATCCCATTATTTTTCTCTGTAGCCGTTGCAGCATTAGTTGCTATTTTCTGGATGGGGCATAAATGGAGCACCGTGCAGGAAGGGATGCTTAAAGGGATAAACTTTGCCCTAGACGCCGTATTGATTTTGACAATTGTTGGTATTTTAATCGGGGCCTGGATTGAAGGTGGCATTGTACCAACAGTCGTTTATTACGGATTACAACTTATTTCTCCGCAATTGTTTTTAGTAGCCACACTTATCGTGTGTTCTTTGGTATCAGTATTTACCGGTAGTTCTTGGAACTCTCTTGGTACCGTTGGACTTGCCATGTTTGTTATCGGTGAAGGTATGGGCGTACCTAGTGGTATGACTGTTGGTGCCATCGTATCTGGTGCATATTTTGGTGATAAGTTGTCTCCTTTATCCGATACTACAGTGGTAGCGTCTGGTACTGGTGGGGTTAATATTTATGACCATATAAAGCATATGCTAAAGGTTTCAGGTCCAGCGTATCTAATTGCTCTAGTCCTTTTCGGCATATTAGGTTCACAGTTTGCAGGTGCAAATATGGATTATGATCAAATTGCTGAAATTAATAGTGCTATTACTTCGACGTTTAATGTTAATCCCCTTATGCTTGTGCCAATGATTTTAGTTCTTGCTATGATCATTAAACGAGTTCCTCCAATTGCCGCTTTGTCTGTAGGTGCTATTATTGGTGGGGTTTGGGCTCTTCTTTTTCAAGGAGCTAACTTGGGTTCTGTGATAACCTCCATGCACTATGGGTTTACGATGGATACTGGCATGGCAATCGTTGATGGTGTCCTCTCCAGGGGGGGACTACAAAGTATGATGTGGACTATCTCTATGATTTTAATCACACTAATGTTTGGTGGAATCATTGAGCATACAAGAATGACAGAAGTAATGCTTGAAAATTTACTGAGCTTAGCCAAAACACCTAAAGCTTTAGCAATTACAGCTCATTTCACTACATTATTCCTTATCATGACAGTTCTCTCTCATTATCTGACTCACACATTAATCTGTAGAACGTTTAAGCATGCTTTTGAAGAAAATGGATTGCATGCCAAGAATGTTACTAGGATATCCGAAAACTGGGGTACATTGCCTTCTTCCTTAATTCCTTGGGGACCTTGCGGTGTGTTTGTTTATGGTCTTTATGGAGTGCATCCTTTCACATACGCACCATATGCATTCTTTATTCTCGCTGCAATGGCAATTTCATTAATCTTTGCAATTGTAGGATTTGATATGGCAAAGTATGAAGGGGCGCCGTCTGAAGACGTAGCGTAG